From a single Lineus longissimus chromosome 16, tnLinLong1.2, whole genome shotgun sequence genomic region:
- the LOC135500161 gene encoding uncharacterized protein K02A2.6-like yields the protein MKKSECPNRGKTCAACKGKNHFARKCKTKSNVHSIDTNVDVSDDHDSDPDWINSVSSDANTKSKEIRCRMTLQEENQSLTFQVDTGATVNLIPLRCVVHAHITPTAKRLKMWNGSEIVPVGTCRTVLMNPKNRKRHSVEFVVVRDELTPILGLKAAVGMKLVTVNDLLMERVAAITVPDRYSDVFDGSLGKLPGKASLKVDENITPVMSASRRIPVSLQPRLETEIYRLADINVLTPAEEPTPWVNQMVVTEKKSGDLRICLDPRELNRALQREHFPMPVLEDKLHKMASSRVFSKLDLSSGYWHVELDEESSLLMTFQTRFGRFRWRCLPFGLSVSSEIFQKKLLEAIDGLPGVECISHDVVVHGPDTETHDRNLDAFLTRCREKGIKLNLSKLELRLSRIAFMGHQITDKGLGIDPGKVRAIEQMPRPDNLEALRRFLGLANYLAKFLPNLTSETTPMRNLTKKDVPFSWSMAQEETFNKVKKLVVEAPVLAMYNPSEELTLENDACDYGIGSVLMQCGRPIAYASRSLTDTETHWAQIEKEMLAAVYGLEKFHYYTYGRKVQVVTDHKPLVPIVTKPLFKAPKRLQALLLRAQKYDFDLSHKAGTAIPVSDMLSRAPLPDKPKTEMVTVNAVHFLPIKSDRLEQIKTATAQDPILPELMDMISKGWPNDKDTVPDALSTYYHCRDELAIQEGLLLRGNRVVIPTSMRAELKDQLHAGHLGINSCLCRARELINWPRMSAEIRQYIEACETCATYADRQGPEELNLHEVPDRPWQKVGTDIFTYENRSYLVTADYYSTFYELDYLPDTLTETVVTKVKHHFARRGIPDTAWGFSHVLKPETGDSAFSFVIDDDTFKMDELRQAFPGTTSLVYTDDIDEGDERIVVPATDDGVFKVPLGGWLCDFDGRSKQIKYILAGFNSRRPAKYASLKRTSTEKSAAEETASSKKRKVESSKVGKRKSKTHNA from the exons ATGAAGAAGTCTGAGTGCCCTAACCGGGGCAAGACGTGTGCCGCATGCAAAGGGAAAAATCACTTTGCACGTAAATGCAAGACTAAAAGCAATGTTCACAGCATTGATACGAATGTGGACGTCTCTGATGATCATGACTCTGATCCGGACTGGATCAATTCCGTCTCCTCTGATGCAAACACTAAGTCCAAGGAAATCCGTTGCAGGATGACCCTGCAAGAAGAGAACCAATCGCTTACGTTTCAAGTGGACACTGGTGCTACTGTTAATCTCATACCATTGCGGTGCGTAGTTCATGCTCATATCACTCCGACAGCCAAGCGTCTCAAGATGTGGAATGGCTCAGAGATCGTCCCTGTGGGCACCTGCCGCACGGTGCTCATGAATCCAAAAAACAGGAAGCGCCATTCCGTCGAATTCGTGGTTGTGAGAGATGAACTCACTCCTATTCTTGGTCTAAAGGCAGCAGTTGGCATGAAGCTGGTCACTGTCAATGACTTGCTGATGGAACGCGTTGCTGCGATAACGGTCCCCGATAGATACTCTGATGTGTTTGACGGATCTCTTGGTAAGCTACCAGGGAAAGCTTCCCTGAAAGTAGATGAAAACATCACACCTGTGATGTCCGCCAGTCGTCGGATTCCTGTCTCGCTCCAGCCTAGGCTAGAAACGGAAATATATCGTCTTGCAGATATCAATGTTCTGACCCCTGCTGAAGAGCCCACCCCATGGGTAAACCAGATGGTTGTCACAGAGAAAAAGTCGGGTGACCTCAGGATCTGCCTCGATCCAAGAGAACTCAATCGCGCTCTTCAAAGGGAACATTTTCCAATGCCAGTGCTCGAGGACAAGCTTCACAAGATGGCGAGCTCTCGTGTCTTCTCAAAGCTTGATCTGTCATCAGGTTACTGGCATGTGGAGCTCGACGAGGAGTCAAGTCTACTGATGACTTTCCAAACCCGCTTCGGGCGCTTTAGGTGGCGCTGCCTACCGTTTGGACTCTCAGTATCCTCTGAAATCTTTCAGAAAAAACTGCTGGAGGCTATTGATGGGCTACCTGGTGTGGAATGCATTTCACATGATGTGGTAGTCCATGGCCCTGACACTGAAACACATGACCGCAACCTGGATGCTTTTCTTACTCGATGTCGTGAGAAGGGAATAAAGCTCAATCTGTCGAAGCTAGAACTGAGACTCTCTCGAATCGCCTTTATGGGACATCAGATCACAGACAAGGGTCTTGGTATAGACCCTGGAAAGGTGCGCGCTATTGAACAAATGCCAAGGCCTGATAACTTAGAAGCTCTCCGTCGTTTCTTAGGACTTGCGAACTATCTAGCTAAATTTCTCCCCAACTTAACCTCAGAAACTACGCCCATGCGAAACCTCACGAAGAAGGACGTACCCTTCTCGTGGTCAATGGCACAAGAAGAGACCTTCAACAAAGTCAAGAAACTAGTTGTTGAAGCGCCAGTACTCGCGATGTACAACCCGTCTGAGGAACTAACTCTGGAAAACGATGCGTGTGACTATGGAATCGGATCTGTGCTAATGCAATGTGGCCGCCCGATAGCCTATGCTAGCAGGTCACTCACGGACACCGAAACGCATTGGGCACAGATCGAAAAGGAAATGCTGGCTGCAGTATACGGGCTCGAAAAATTCCACTACTACACTTATGGACGGAAGGTCCAAGTCGTCACTGATCACAAGCCGCTGGTACCCATAGTCACCAAGCCACTGTTCAAAGCGCCAAAGAGACTCCAAGCTCTGCTGCTCAGGGCTCAGAAGTATGACTTTGACCTATCTCACAAGGCTGGGACCGCAATCCCAGTCTCCGACATGTTGTCCAGAGCGCCTCTTCCGGACAAACCTAAAACTgaaatggttactgtaaatGCCGTTCACTTCTTACCGATCAAATCTGATCGCCTTGAGCAGATCAAGACTGCCACTGCTCAAGACCCGATTCTTCCTGAGCTCATGGACATGATCTCAAAGGGCTGGCCTAATGACAAGGACACTGTCCCAGATGCTCTGTCAACATACTACCACTGTCGAGACGAGCTCGCAATTCAAGAAGGGCTACTGTTACGAGGAAACCGCGTAGTGATACCAACCAGCATGCGCGCCGAGCTTAAGGATCAGCTACATGCAGGTCACCTCGGTATAAACTCATGCCTGTGCAGGGCTAGAGAACTGATAAATTGGCCGCGTATGTCTGCTGAAATACGGCAATATATCGAAGCCTGCGAGACATGCGCAACTTACGCTGATCGACAAGGACCTGAGGAACTCAACCTACATGAGGTCCCAGATCGTCCCTGGCAAAAGGTTGGAACTGACATATTCACGTACGAAAACAGATCGTATCTGGTAACGGCTGATTACTACAGCACCTTCTATGAACTCGATTACCTTCCGGACACTCTTACTGAAACTGTTGTGACGAAGGTCAAACATCACTTCGCGCGTCGCGGAATACCAGACACCGCCTGGGGTTTCTCTCACGTAC TTAAACCTGAGACTGGTGATTCTGCCTTTTCGTTCGTTATTGATGATGATACCTTCAAGATGGACGAACTTC GTCAAGCATTTCCAGGAACGACGTCTCTCGTCTACACAGACGACATTGACGAAGGCGACGAAAGAATTGTTGTTCCAGCAACTGATGATGGCGTTTTTAAAGTTCCTCTTGGAGGATGGCTTT GTGATTTTGATGGACGGTCAAAACagataaaatatattttggctGGATTTAACAGCAGAAGACCGGCAAAGTATGCCAGCTTGAAACGAACGTCCACGGAAAAATCGGCAGCAGAAGAGACGGCGTCCAGTAAAAAACGCAAAGTGGAAAGTTCAAAGGTTGGTAAACGGAAATCAAAGACACACAATGCCTAA
- the LOC135500559 gene encoding uncharacterized protein LOC135500559 gives MDREIATLLNLNTNDSTNLSELVNDFFGESWEDDKESIEKDLSEEDGSDEDEFDQTVAPFDSVMQNDDAVQCYTDHSPESIDSVECEKATKYSCDCQYNDGQPCYRRYTPEEMIRRRMDMRELTPRDQMLILLGKLSTNINLSGITSNSKRKEQTPRKTGQRMTYWLESRQICRETFKFLHG, from the exons atggacagAGAAATTGCAACTTTACTGAATTTAAACACCAATGATTCCACTAATTTGTCTGAATTAGTGAATGATTTCTTTGGAGAATCATGGGAAGATGACAAGGAAAGTATTGAAAAGGATTTGAGTGaagaagatgggtcagatgaggATGAATTTGATCAAACTGTGGCTCCTTTCGATTCGGTCATGCAAAATGATGATGCAGTGCAATGCTATACTGATCACAGTCCTGAGAGTATCGACAGTGTTGAATGTGAAAAGGCCACAAAATATAG CTGTGACTGCCAGTATAATGATGGACAGCCATGTTATAGACGTTACACCCCTGAGGAAATGATTAGACGAAGAATGGACATGAGAGAATTGACACCTA GAGATCAAATGCTTATCCTCCTTGGAAAGCTTTCAACAAATATCAATCTATCAGGCATAACTTCCAACTCTAAGAGAAAAGAACAAACACCACGAAAAACTGGTCAGAGAATGACGTACTGGCTCGAAAGTCGACAGATTTGTCgtgaaactttcaaattcttGCATGGGTAA